Part of the Coriobacteriia bacterium genome, GGCACTTCTCTTCGGATACGCGGGACAGATATCAATGGGGCAGGCGGCATTCATGGGTATCGGGGCGTACGGATGCGCATTTGGCGTCGTCCATCTGCACTTGCCATGGCTGGTTGCGTTCCTCTTGGGAGGCACATTGGCCGCCCTCGCGGGCCTCTTGCTGGCCCTGCCGAGTTTGCGGCTCAGAGGGCACTATCTCGCGATGGCCACGCTTGGCTTCGGGGAGTTGGCTTCCTTGGCTTTCACTGAGGGCGCGTCCGTCACGGGCGGAGTGAACGGATTCGCCGGGATTCCTTATCCGAGTTTGGGTCCAATATCTATCAACTCGCCGTCTGGTTTGTATTGGTTGGTCTGGGGGTTGGCGGGATTGGCTGTGCTCTTCGCGGCAAATATGGTGTCTTTGGGACCCGGACGGGCTATGGGAGCCCTGCGTGGAAGCGAAATGGGAGCTGCTGCAAGCGGGGTTGATCTGACAGGGGTCAAGGTGCGTGCATTTGTCGCATCGGCGCTGTGCGCAGGGTTCGCCGGGGCTCTGTACGCCTCGTTTGTCGGGTTTGTGTCTCCGAGCGTGTTCACTCTACAGGCGTCAGTGGCCTTCCTGGCCATGGCGGTTATCGGGGGATCCGGCTCTCTGGCAGGCCCCGTGGTCGCGACCGTATTCTTGACTCTCATCCAATATGTGGATGCATTCATCCCTGGAATTCCCGACAACATCGCCAGCGTGCTGCAGGTTGCTCAGCCAGACGTGTACGGTTTGGCGATAGTGCTGGTTGTCTTGTTCGTTCCCGGTGGGATCGGCGCGATCTGGCGTCGGCGGGCAAGGGAAGGGGAGCGGTGAGCCTCCTTCGTGTCCAAGGGGTTTCAAAGCGTTTCGGCGGTCTTGTCGCGGTCGACAAGGTCTCGTTCGAAGTGCACGCAGGAACGATCAAAGCTCTCATCGGACCTAACGGTGCAGGAAAATCGACGTTGTTCAATCTGCTGACCGGTTTCGAGCGGCCCGATTCTGGAAGCGTCGTCTTTGAGGACCGCGAAATCCAGGGTCGCTCCCCACGTTCGCTTGTTCGCGCGGGAATAGCCCGCACGTTTCAAAATACGCAGCTCTTCGACGAAATGACGGTACTCGCGAATGTCTCGGTCGGCGCAGAGGCCGGCAAACGCTCCGGGTTTGTCTCGGCGGGATTGCGTTTGCCAACTGCAACACTGAGCGACCGCGCTGTGAAGGTTGAAGCTGCTCGGCTCCTGCGGTTCGCTGGAGTGGATGAATGGTCCGAGACGCTTGCAGGTGACTTGCCGGCCGGCGTTCGAAGGCTTGTCGAGATCGTGCGAGCGCTGGCCACTTCGCCGCGTCTCGTGCTTCTCGACGAGCCCGCAGCGGGCCTCAACGGCATGGAGACGCGTGAACTGGCAAAGATGCTCTTTCGCATCCGAGATCTTGGCGTGACGGTCCTGATCGTTGAACACGACATGGGTCTCGTCATGGAGATTGCGGATGAGATCGTGGTTCTCGATCGCGGCTCAAAGATTGCCGAGGGACCGCCGAGGATGATCCAGAAAGACCCGCTTGTGATCTCCGCATATCTCGGCGAGGAGGTGTTGTGATGGCGGACACCGTTCCTTTGTTGTCGATCGAGAATGTCTCCTCGGGATATAAACGCGTGAAGGTTCTGCGCGATGTCACCATGTGCGTGGATGCCGGAGAGACTGTAGCGATCATCGGGGCGAACGGGGCGGGGAAATCGACTCTGATGCGCACTGTGGTCGGGTTCCTCACGCCAACCGCAGGCTGTGTGTCCTTCGACGGCACGCCCATCAACGGCATCCGTCCGGAACTGCTCGTGCGAGCTGGTGTTGCTCTCGTACCGGAAGGACGTCTTCTGTTCGGCGACATGAGCGTGCGCGAGAATCTCCAAGCCGGTGCGTATGCCACGCGGGGTCCCGGCCGCAAGACTTTGACCAATGACCGAATCGATAAGGTCAACTCCCTGTTTCCTGTCTTGGCGGAACGTGCATCTCAACGTGCCGCCACCTTGTCGGGTGGCGAGCAGCAGATGCTGGCGATTGCTCGTGCGCTCATGTCCGGCCCGCGCCTGCTCTTGCTCGACGAGCCATCCCTCGGCCTAGCGCCCAAAGTCATCACGGAGATATTCGGAGCGCTGGATGCCCTGCGAGCTGACGGTGTGGCGATTGTCCTCGTCGAGCAGGACAGCCGTCTGGCCCTGAAGCATGCAGACCGCGGCTACGTGATGCGAAGCGGCCGTGTCGTCTTGGAGGGTTCATCGGCGGAATTGCTCGCCGATGAATCGATACGCGCGATCTACCTCGGTTCTTGGAATACGGAGAAGGCGGAGAAGCAATGATTTGGAATCCCGAATACGAGTGTATGGAACGTGCGGAGCTCAGGGCACTGCAACTGCGTCGTCTTCAGACGACGGTTGCCTGGGTCTATGAGCGCGTGCCTTTCTATCGCAGGCAACTTGACGAGCGAGGGGTGAAACCTCGTGACATTGTCAGCCTTGCCGATGCGCGTCTTCTCCCGTTCACCGACAAGTCGGCCCTGCGCGACACATATCCATTTGGGATGTTTGCGGTACCTCTCGACGAAGTCGTTCGACTGCACTCCTCCTCAGGCACGACCGGCAAACCTATCGTCGTGGGATACACACGCGGCGACATCAACACTTGGACCGAATTGACGGCACGTGTGGCCACGGCCGCCGGGGTGGGCCGAAATGACCTTGTGGACATGGCGTTTCTGTATGGCATGTTCACGGGAGGGTGGGGGATGCATTATGGAATCGAACGCATCGGAGCGACGATCATTCCTGCGGGGAGTGGCAACACCGAACGCCACATCATGATGATGAAAGATTTTGGGACTACCGTTCTAGTCTCGACGCCATCCTATGCCTTGTATCTCGCCGAGGCGGGAGAGGGGATGGGGGTAGACTTCAAAGAGCTCCCCTTGCGGCTGGGCCTATTCGGAGGCGAACCGTGTTCTGACGCGGTCAAGATGGAAATCGAAACGCGCCTTGGGATCCGCGCATCCGACAACTACGGGCTTTCCGAGGTTATGGGACCGGGTATAGGCGCCGAATGTGAGTGTTCTTGTGGCCTTCACATTGCCGAGGATCACGTGCTGTGGGAGGTTCTTGATCCCGTTACTGGTTCGTCGGTCGAAGACGGCGAAGTTGGCGAACTGGTTCTGACGACGCTTACCAAAGAGGCATTTCCCGTCCTGAGGTACAAGACCCACGACTTGACCAAGGTCACAACTGAACGGTGTGAGTGCGGACGCACTCTGGCACGGATGACTAAGGTCCGTTCACGGACGGACGACATGCTCATCATCAAGGGCGTCAACGTGTTCCCCAGCCAGATTGAAGACGTGATACTGGGAATCGAAGGGACTCGTCCGCACTATCAGATCGTTGTGGCGCGCAAGAAAGGGCTTGACGATCTCGAGATCAGGCTAGAAGTGGATACCTCCATCTTTTCTGATGTGGTAACAGATATGGTGCTCTTCCAGAGGACTGTTTCGGATCGGCTACAGTCTGTGTTGGGCCTGAGAGCGAAGGTTACTCTGGTCGAGCCGGGCTCGATCGAGCGGACCGCCGGTAAGGCTGTCCGGGTCGTGGACTTGCGTGATCGCATATAATGCAAGGGAATAGGTTACGGAGTTGTGTGTATAGTGCGGATGGGCAACCCGAGGGGGACCTGTGGCGGCGAAGACAAGTCGTAAGGTGGTTCGCGGAATCTTGGGGCTGGTCGCTCTTGTGGCCGTGGTCATCGTCATCTCGAATTGGTGGGGCGACTACCGAAGCGCAACCGGTTCAGCGGGTACACCTTCCAGCCAAGAGTCCACGAGTAGCGTCTCGGCGACAGGGACCACAAGTGCTGTATCCGCAGGTACTACTCCCGCCAAGGTCCAGACCGTTCTCATTCTGATCGATGGCCTGAATCTTCGGGAGCAGGCGACGACGCAATCAGCATCCAAGCGTGTACTCAAGAAAGGGGATCGGCTGACGCTGATCTCAAACAAGGGGGCATGGCTGCAGGTTCGCGACAGCACAGGTGTTGAGGGGTGGGTGGCCAACAGCCCCCAATATGCGGCAATTGAGGACTAGGTCATCATGGTTCACTTGATCGGCGACGCAGACGATTTCTGGCGATTGCGCGTGGTTCACGTCGGCGCGTCGGTCGCTCAGGAATTCGAGTGGCGTGACGATGTCCTCTATCGAAGACCCCCCGTTTATCTGGGCGAGGATACTGAGTCTTGGCATGTCGAAGCGGTGCTTGTGGATGACGCGGATCAAGCTGTACGACTGGGAGCCTTTTCCACTGCCGATGAAGCGACAGCGTATCTTGAGTCGGCTCTCAATGATCTGCAGACGATGTCGAAGTCTCAGTTCGAGTCCGTCTACTTTGCTCGTGCCGAGTTTGGCGATACCGGCTTCGAGTAGGGCTGCTTCGCATGCTCAACCCAGGTGACAAACCATGGCCGTTATGGTGGGCGAGCAGACGCCACAGATCTTAGTTTACATAAGATGCATTATCACGCATGTACGTGCTCTGTTGACGTGCGCGAGTGGTGCTGAATCACGGGATATGCATCGTTCCGTCTCTCGAGTTGTTTGAGCCGGGCGATGAAGCGGCCCCAAGCTGAGGCTATCCCAGTCTGGGGCCGCGGTTCCAACGTTGGCGCACGGGAGATATCTCTAAGCTTCAACTTTCGCCGCGTCGGCTTGTCCGTCGGCAACAAACGCCGGCGAATCGATTGCGAGACCCTCACTTTCTTTTGGCAAGATCAAGTTCAGGATGATGCCGAGCACCGTCGCCAGAGCCATTCCGGGGATCGTGTACTCGCCGACGGGAATCGTGAACCCGCCGGTATCCATGCCGATGCCTACGACAAGGACGACGCTGGAAAGGATCAAGTTCCGGCTGTGGCTGTAGTCGATGCCGCTCTTGACGAGTAGACGTAGGCCGCTTGAGGCGATGAGCCCGAACAGGAGTAGCGAGATGCCACCCATGACTGGCGTGGGAATCGAGCTGATCGCTGCGCTCACCTTCGGAATGAACCCGCCGATGAGAAACGCGAATGCGCCAGCATACCAGAAGACTTGCGTCGCATAGACCTTGGTGACCGCCATGACACCGATGTTCTCGGCATACGTCGTAGAAGGCGTACCGCCTAGCGCGCCGGAGACGACGGTTGCGATGCCGTCGCCGAACAGTGACTCAGGCAGCATGGGTGTGAAGTCCTTGCCGGTGATCTCGTTGATGACCAGAAGGTGGCCGATGTGTTCGACGATGACCACGATGGCGACTGGTGCGATGATGAAGATCGCGCCGAGGTCAAACGACGGAGTCGTGATGTTGGGCAGACCGATCCATGCGGCCTTTGAGATGCCATCGAAGCTCACTAAGCCCATGGGGATCGCGGCCACGTAGCCGACGATGATGCCAAGAAGTACGGGAATCGCCTTGATGAATCCCTTGAAGAAGCTGGAGAAGATGATCGCAGCCGTGAGAGTGATTGCGGCGACCAGCACGCCTTTCAGATCGACGCCCTGAGTGGGGTCGGAGAGCGGAAAAAGCGACATCTTGACGGCGGTGGCTGAGAGGCCCAAACCGATGACGATCACCACGGCACCAACAAGTGCGGGTGGCAGGATCTTGGTGATCCAGCCGGTGCCAAATGCCTTCACGAGACCGGCGACGATCATGTAGACGACGCCTGCCGCCACCAGCCCTCCTAAAGCGGCCGGAAGGTTACCCTTGCCACCGGCAATCGCTGCTGCTCCACCCCCGACAGCGATGAGAGGCGTGATGAAAGCGAAACTTGAGCCGAGGTAGCTCGGAATCTTATTGCGCGTGCAGATGAGGTACAGGATGGTCCCAATGCCGGAAGTCATCAGGCCTACGCCCACATCCATGCCGGTCAGGTATGGAACCAGAACTGTGGCTCCGAACATGGCCATGAGATGCTGCAGCGCAAGCGGGATTGCTCGCAGAACGGGCACAGTCTCGTCGGTCTGAATGACTGTCTGATTTGTGGCCACTCTCTCCCTCTCTTCCTATTTCTGGATGGAACCCGTTGGGGCGGGTCTTCGACCCTCTCTGGGGACTAGCCGACCATCTTCTGGATGAGTGGCATGACAAATGTGATCACGAACAAGCCGCTCACGACCCACATCAGCCAATGAACTTCTTTGGCCTTGCCGTGGAAGACCTTGATGAGCACATAGCTGATGAAACCAAGGCCAATACCGTAGCTTATGTTGTAGGTCAACGGGATACCGACGATCGTCAGGAATGCCGGGAAGGCGTTCTCGAAGTCAGTCCACGGAATCTCCCGAATGGTCGACATCATGAGGAAGCCGACGATGATGAGCGCGCCGGCCGTGATAGGGGTCGCACCCCCGACCATTGCGATGATCGGCGAGAAAAAGGCCGACACAAGAAAGAGAAGGCCTACTACGATTGAGGTAAGACCCGTACGGCCGCCTTCGGCGACGCCTGATGCGGATTCGACGTAGGTGGTGATGGAGCTGGAACCGAAGAAGCCGCCGACCGCCGCAGCGATCGAGTCGACGGTGAGGATACTCCGGATACCAGGGACTTTGCCGTGCTCATCGACGAAACCGGCTTTCTCTCCGATTGAGAGAACCGTGCCCATCGTATCGAAGAAGTCCGACAGCATTGTCGCAAAGACAAACAACAGCAGCGTTGGGGCTAGGGCACCCGAGAAGACCTGCAGGATCGCCATCCCGCCTCCGTCGACGGTCTGGAACGGTGCGCCGAAGGTGCGGAAGTCGAGCGGAGCGACAATTGAGGACGGAAGCTTGGTGACGTGAAGCAGCAGTGCTGCCGCGGTGGCCACAAGGATACCCCAGAGGATGTCGCCCTTAACCTTGAAGGCCATGAAGGCCATGATTGCGATCAGCCCGATGAGTGTTACCCAAACCTCGGGCGTGGTGAAGTCGCCCAGCGCAACGAGCGTCGCCGGATTGCCAACGACAATCTTTCCGTCCACCAAGCCAATGAAAGTTATGAAAAGACCGATACCAACGCCGATGGCGCGCTTGAGGTTAAGCGGTATTGCGTTCATCACCGCTTCGCGCAGTCCAGTCACAACGAGGAGCAGGATGATGATGCCCTCTACGAAGATGACCGACATACCAACCTGCCACGGAACCTTCAGGCCGATGATGATGCTGAAGGCGACCACTGCGTTCAGGCCCATGCCGGAAGCGAGCGCTAGTGGACGGTTTGCGAATATGCCCATACAGACGCACATGAGGGCTGCACCGAGCGTCGTTGCTGTCGCGATTGCGGGGATCCAAGACGCCTGTGCGGCAGCGTCGGCGCCGAACGCCGCAGAGAGAATGCCGGGGTTGACGAAGATGATGTAAGCCATCGTCATAAAGGTGACAATGCCCGCCAGAACCTCGGTTCTCAGGTTCGTGCCCCGCTCCTTGAACTTGAAGAAGTTCTCCATGTGTTGCCCTTTCGTAGCTGGGTTGCTACTTGCGGTGAAAAGCTTGCGTGCCGGTCGACTGGGCCGGCGTTGGAGTTCGATGCGCTCTCTCACACTCCTCTCATGTTGCTCTCCGGAGTGAAGAGCGACCCAAGGTACCCAAGGCGTGATTCCCCGCCGAGTAACACGCATGCGAGCTGCTCGGCGATTGGAGGCCTGAGATCGATTTCGCAGAGCTTCTCCGGCGCAACGAGTTCGATGCCCTCAATCGCCGAGTCGGGGCTGGTGGGGTGCAATGACCCTCCGATACGTGTGGCTCCGAACGTGATGTTCACAACATGTCGGGATCCGTTCGGATCGATTGTGTCACTGATGAACATTGGCTCACCAAGAGCTACAATCAGGCCAGTTTCTTCATGGACTTCGCGGATCAAAGCCTGCTCCAGAGTCTCCCGATAGTCGACGCCGCCACCTGGTAGAAGGAAATACGGTGCGGCTCCCCTGCTTTGGCGAACCAAGATGACTTTGCCGTCGATCAGGATGACGGCCGCCACGCGCACCCGGGGGCTAGCGCACGCCTGTGCTTCCAAAACCGCCCTCCCCCCGGCGAGTGGGGTCAAGTTCATCGACTTCGAGGATCTCGGCACATTCGACACGCTGAATGACGAGTTGACCGATTCTGTCGCCCCTGCAGAGGATGATCTCGTTTGTGGGATCCATGTTGATCGCTATGATCTTGATTTCGCCTCTGTAGTGGCTATCGATGAGGCCTGGTGAGTTCACGAAGCCGAGTCCTTTGCGAATAGCCAGTCCGCTGCGCGGCTGCACAAAGCCCGCGTAGCCCTCCGGAATGGCTACCGCGATACCGGTACCTATGAGTCGGCGCTCGCCAGGTGCGAGCGTGAGATTCTCTGCAGACAGGAGATCTAAGCCCGCATCTCCCGCATGAGCATAGCTAGGAACAGGCAGGTCCCGGTCAAGCTTCAGATACCGCAGGATCATCAGTGCTTCGGTCTCCCTGTTTGAGTGCTGACGACGGGTGTGCTTGAGACGTGACGCTTACGCGAGATGATTCAACTCCGAAGTGAACTCGTCCAAGTCCTGAAACTCCTTGTAGACAGACGCAAACCGTACATAGGCGACCCTGTCAAGATCACGCAGGCGCCTGAGAACCATGTCGCCAACCTGCGAACTAGGAACTTCATAGCGAAACGAGTTGTAGAGTTCCGAGGTGATGTCATCGATGAGAGACTCAAGTTGTTCCACGGTGACATTGCGTTTCGCTGTTGCGACCATCAGGCCGCGCAGAAGCTTGGAGCGATCAAAGGGCTCAACGGTTCCGCCCTTCTTGACAACCATGAGCGGCATTTCCTCCCGTCGCTCGTAGGTCGTGAAGC contains:
- a CDS encoding phenylacetate--CoA ligase, whose translation is MIWNPEYECMERAELRALQLRRLQTTVAWVYERVPFYRRQLDERGVKPRDIVSLADARLLPFTDKSALRDTYPFGMFAVPLDEVVRLHSSSGTTGKPIVVGYTRGDINTWTELTARVATAAGVGRNDLVDMAFLYGMFTGGWGMHYGIERIGATIIPAGSGNTERHIMMMKDFGTTVLVSTPSYALYLAEAGEGMGVDFKELPLRLGLFGGEPCSDAVKMEIETRLGIRASDNYGLSEVMGPGIGAECECSCGLHIAEDHVLWEVLDPVTGSSVEDGEVGELVLTTLTKEAFPVLRYKTHDLTKVTTERCECGRTLARMTKVRSRTDDMLIIKGVNVFPSQIEDVILGIEGTRPHYQIVVARKKGLDDLEIRLEVDTSIFSDVVTDMVLFQRTVSDRLQSVLGLRAKVTLVEPGSIERTAGKAVRVVDLRDRI
- a CDS encoding ABC transporter ATP-binding protein — its product is MADTVPLLSIENVSSGYKRVKVLRDVTMCVDAGETVAIIGANGAGKSTLMRTVVGFLTPTAGCVSFDGTPINGIRPELLVRAGVALVPEGRLLFGDMSVRENLQAGAYATRGPGRKTLTNDRIDKVNSLFPVLAERASQRAATLSGGEQQMLAIARALMSGPRLLLLDEPSLGLAPKVITEIFGALDALRADGVAIVLVEQDSRLALKHADRGYVMRSGRVVLEGSSAELLADESIRAIYLGSWNTEKAEKQ
- a CDS encoding NUDIX hydrolase; translated protein: MEAQACASPRVRVAAVILIDGKVILVRQSRGAAPYFLLPGGGVDYRETLEQALIREVHEETGLIVALGEPMFISDTIDPNGSRHVVNITFGATRIGGSLHPTSPDSAIEGIELVAPEKLCEIDLRPPIAEQLACVLLGGESRLGYLGSLFTPESNMRGV
- a CDS encoding SH3 domain-containing protein; translation: MAAKTSRKVVRGILGLVALVAVVIVISNWWGDYRSATGSAGTPSSQESTSSVSATGTTSAVSAGTTPAKVQTVLILIDGLNLREQATTQSASKRVLKKGDRLTLISNKGAWLQVRDSTGVEGWVANSPQYAAIED
- the nrdR gene encoding transcriptional repressor NrdR — protein: MRCPFCGHDDTKVVDSRISESQDAIRRRRECLKCSERFTTYERREEMPLMVVKKGGTVEPFDRSKLLRGLMVATAKRNVTVEQLESLIDDITSELYNSFRYEVPSSQVGDMVLRRLRDLDRVAYVRFASVYKEFQDLDEFTSELNHLA
- a CDS encoding ABC transporter ATP-binding protein, whose translation is MSLLRVQGVSKRFGGLVAVDKVSFEVHAGTIKALIGPNGAGKSTLFNLLTGFERPDSGSVVFEDREIQGRSPRSLVRAGIARTFQNTQLFDEMTVLANVSVGAEAGKRSGFVSAGLRLPTATLSDRAVKVEAARLLRFAGVDEWSETLAGDLPAGVRRLVEIVRALATSPRLVLLDEPAAGLNGMETRELAKMLFRIRDLGVTVLIVEHDMGLVMEIADEIVVLDRGSKIAEGPPRMIQKDPLVISAYLGEEVL
- a CDS encoding uracil permease — its product is MAMFGATVLVPYLTGMDVGVGLMTSGIGTILYLICTRNKIPSYLGSSFAFITPLIAVGGGAAAIAGGKGNLPAALGGLVAAGVVYMIVAGLVKAFGTGWITKILPPALVGAVVIVIGLGLSATAVKMSLFPLSDPTQGVDLKGVLVAAITLTAAIIFSSFFKGFIKAIPVLLGIIVGYVAAIPMGLVSFDGISKAAWIGLPNITTPSFDLGAIFIIAPVAIVVIVEHIGHLLVINEITGKDFTPMLPESLFGDGIATVVSGALGGTPSTTYAENIGVMAVTKVYATQVFWYAGAFAFLIGGFIPKVSAAISSIPTPVMGGISLLLFGLIASSGLRLLVKSGIDYSHSRNLILSSVVLVVGIGMDTGGFTIPVGEYTIPGMALATVLGIILNLILPKESEGLAIDSPAFVADGQADAAKVEA
- a CDS encoding branched-chain amino acid ABC transporter permease, which codes for MMPSRTVQKVIPVLCAVAIAVIPFMVTDRFTLKILTYAGINTLVVVGLALLFGYAGQISMGQAAFMGIGAYGCAFGVVHLHLPWLVAFLLGGTLAALAGLLLALPSLRLRGHYLAMATLGFGELASLAFTEGASVTGGVNGFAGIPYPSLGPISINSPSGLYWLVWGLAGLAVLFAANMVSLGPGRAMGALRGSEMGAAASGVDLTGVKVRAFVASALCAGFAGALYASFVGFVSPSVFTLQASVAFLAMAVIGGSGSLAGPVVATVFLTLIQYVDAFIPGIPDNIASVLQVAQPDVYGLAIVLVVLFVPGGIGAIWRRRAREGER
- a CDS encoding NCS2 family permease; the encoded protein is MENFFKFKERGTNLRTEVLAGIVTFMTMAYIIFVNPGILSAAFGADAAAQASWIPAIATATTLGAALMCVCMGIFANRPLALASGMGLNAVVAFSIIIGLKVPWQVGMSVIFVEGIIILLLVVTGLREAVMNAIPLNLKRAIGVGIGLFITFIGLVDGKIVVGNPATLVALGDFTTPEVWVTLIGLIAIMAFMAFKVKGDILWGILVATAAALLLHVTKLPSSIVAPLDFRTFGAPFQTVDGGGMAILQVFSGALAPTLLLFVFATMLSDFFDTMGTVLSIGEKAGFVDEHGKVPGIRSILTVDSIAAAVGGFFGSSSITTYVESASGVAEGGRTGLTSIVVGLLFLVSAFFSPIIAMVGGATPITAGALIIVGFLMMSTIREIPWTDFENAFPAFLTIVGIPLTYNISYGIGLGFISYVLIKVFHGKAKEVHWLMWVVSGLFVITFVMPLIQKMVG
- the dut gene encoding dUTP diphosphatase — encoded protein: MILRYLKLDRDLPVPSYAHAGDAGLDLLSAENLTLAPGERRLIGTGIAVAIPEGYAGFVQPRSGLAIRKGLGFVNSPGLIDSHYRGEIKIIAINMDPTNEIILCRGDRIGQLVIQRVECAEILEVDELDPTRRGEGGFGSTGVR